Proteins encoded by one window of Orbaceae bacterium BiB:
- the lpoB gene encoding penicillin-binding protein activator LpoB has translation MINLYQSLNRCTLAITLGLSIILTGCSSNVEYVTADNAQDAVSLGLDSQDFELAAQESLNSLLASDVLNKPGGGRYVVAIGKVVNDTTLRIDTDMLIKKIRIGMLQSGKAVITTAVAGNSNNVDDLIYDVRELRDNDEFKQDTIAGKGTLYAPDLSLTGKILQRISRTGKNKQLVEYYLQLTLTDVKSGLAYWENESIVRKLGSNKSTAW, from the coding sequence ATGATTAATTTATACCAATCCCTAAACCGATGTACTCTCGCAATTACTTTAGGACTTAGCATAATATTAACGGGTTGTTCATCAAATGTTGAATATGTCACTGCTGATAACGCACAAGATGCCGTTAGCTTAGGACTTGATAGTCAAGACTTTGAACTGGCAGCTCAAGAGTCACTGAATTCATTATTAGCAAGTGATGTATTGAATAAACCAGGCGGAGGACGCTATGTTGTTGCTATTGGTAAAGTTGTAAATGATACAACTCTACGCATTGATACCGATATGCTGATCAAAAAAATTCGTATCGGCATGCTACAATCCGGCAAAGCAGTGATTACAACAGCCGTTGCGGGGAATAGTAATAACGTTGACGATTTAATTTATGATGTACGTGAATTACGTGATAATGATGAATTTAAACAAGATACGATTGCAGGCAAAGGAACCCTATATGCGCCAGACTTATCATTAACTGGAAAAATTTTACAACGTATATCTCGTACTGGTAAAAATAAGCAATTAGTTGAGTATTATTTACAGCTAACATTAACTGATGTAAAAAGTGGCTTAGCTTACTGGGAAAATGAGAGTATTGTACGCAAATTAGGTAGCAATAAATCAACTGCTTGGTAA